The Humidesulfovibrio mexicanus DNA window GATGCAGAAGCCGATCTTTTCGATGACCTCGTGCAGGAAGTCGCCGCTCCAAAACACGGTCTCGCCTTCGGGGAACGGAGCAAAGGCCTGGAACCACTCCGGTTCGTTGGCGGGCAGCTTGTACTTGCGGCGCCCCTGCTCGATGAGCATGTTCTTGCCTTCTTCATCAACCTTGATCGTGAGCTCTCCCTTGGGCAGATTGCGCACAAGGTCGCAGAAGGCGCGGCCCTGCACCCCAACGCGCCCGGGGGTCATCACCTGGGCGGGATATTCGCCGCAGAATTCGAGACTGGAGTCCGTGGACATGATTTTGAGGCTGCCGTCCTGGGCTTCCAGCCAAATGCTGCGCAGGAAGGCCGCGCCGGTCTTGGCGGGAATGATGCCGGCGGACTTCTGCAGGCCTTCAATGATTTCGTCGCGGTTTACTTTCACAAACATACATATTCTCCTTGATGGCTATTATTAGCCGCGCCCATTTGTTCCAAACCGTGACAACATACTTTTATCTTTACCTTTATTAGGAACATCGGGTGTTGTCTCACAGGAACAGCCTGATGTTTCACGCGTGCTGTGAACGCCCTCATGCCGGTTGCCGACAACGAAGCTTCAAATCTTTCAACAGCTGTTTCATTTCCCTGGTATCTTCTTGCATTTCATGAATTTTCTTTACGCTGTAAATCACTGTGGAGTGGTCTTTGCCGCCAAAGGAGCGCCCCAGCGCCGGGTAGGACAGGCCGAGCATCTGCCGGCACAAGTACATGGCCACCTGCCGGGCCAGGGCGATATTCTGCCGCCTGTCCTCGCCCAGCACATCCTTTTTGCTGACCTGATAATGCTGGCACACCGTGTCGATGACAACATCCACCGTTATTTTGGGTTGGTCGCGTTCCTCGGTGTTGGACAGGATCTGCTCGAAGTCCCTGGCCGAGATGTCGCGCCGGACAAGTTCGCGGAAGGCCAGCAGCTTGATGAGGATGCCGCCCAGTGCACGGAAATTTTGGAAGCGCTGGGCCAGCGTGAGCACCTGTTCTTTGGAGAGCGGCAGCTTCTTGGCCCGCACGCGATCCTGGATGAGGGCCACGCGCACTTCCATGTCCGGCTGCTTGAGGCCGACCACCAAGCCGCCCTCCAGGCGTGAGCGCAGGGCTGGCAGCATGTCCTCCCAGACGCCGATGCGTTCCTGGCAGGTGAAAACCATCTGCTTGCGCGCGTCCTGAAAAATATTGAAGATGACGAGCAGTTCCTGCTGCAGGCGTTCATCTCCGGCCAGCCAGTGGATGTCGTCCACCAGCAGGAAGCGGTGGCGGCACAGGTGCTCGCGCGCGGAGAGCTGGTTCTGCTCCGGGGAAAGCAGGGAGCGCAGTCCTTCCCCCGTGGTCACGAGAATGCTGTCCAAGGGGTGGGTTTTGGCCACCTCGTTGGCGATGGCCTTGAGCAGATGACTTTTCCCCGAGCCCGACTTCCCGCAGATGACGAAGGGATTGAACTGGGCGTTGTCGCTTCTGGCAACCTGCCGGGCGGTCTCCAGCGGAAAGAAATTCTTGGAGTTGGTCAGAAAGCTCTCGAAGCTGTATTGCGCGTCAAAGGGAAAGGCCAGCTTGCGCGGCTGCATGGCGTTGTGCGCCAGGCCAGAGCCGTTGTCGCCGGGCTGGCTGGCGTTCGCCGCCATCTGGCCGCGCCGCGCCGCAGGGGCCAGGTAGCGGATGTCGCAGGGGTGGCCCTGGAAGCGGAACAGTTCGGCCTCGAAACGGTCCTGCATCTTCCCGGCGAACCACTGGGCGAAGTAGCTGTGCGGAAAGGCCACCTGAACCTCGTCTCCGCCCCCGGACATGCGGATGTCCAGGGGATCGAACCAGCGCTTGAGCTCCTGCTCAGTGCAGCTGGCGGACAAATGTTCTCGAAGGGCTTTCTTCACGGCCGGGAACGCCTCGCTTTGGCGGTGCAATTTGTGGATAAACAAAAGGAAAACAGCGGCCCGTGCGGCAGGTCGGGCCGCCTACCCAATCACCCCGCCTCATAGCCCAAAACACAGCCGATGCCAAGTGAATACAAGGCCCCTGCCCCATAAAAAACATTGCCTTCCAATGCGAATTGCGCCATGTTCCCCTGTGCCAAAGCTGTTTTTTTTCCACAGAATGCGGCAAGTTTTCAAGAGTGTTTCAAACGTGTTGGTCCTAGCCGCCCTGGCGGCGGATGACCGGCGGAGACGCAGAAATGGGCGCGGACATTCTTTCCCGTAAAACCGGGCATATCCTGTTCACTGTTGCGGTGGACGGCGAAAGCGTCCGCGGGCGCAAGGCCGTCGCCCTGCCCGCCAGACCCCATGCGGACAAGCGGCGCAAGCCGCCGCGCCACCGCCCGGACCATCTTCTGGACAACGCCTGAAAGTTTCCTGTGGCGCACAGAGCGGAGGAATAATGGCCGGCAAAGCCAGCACAACAAAGACCATCGCCGAGATCAACGAGCGCATCAAGAAGGGCAAGGCCGTGGTGCTTACGGCCGAGGAAATGGTGGAGACCGTTCGGCGTCTGGGCAAGACCAAGGCGGCCAAAGAGGTCGATGTGGTCACCACGGGCACCTTTTCGCCCATGTGCTCCTCGGGTTTGCTGTTCAATTTCGGCCAGGAGCCGCCGCTTATGCGGGCCAGCCAGGTGTGGCTGAACAACGTGCCCTGCCATGGCGGCCTGGCCGCAGTGGACGCCTACCTTGGCGCCACCGAGACCAGCGCCGATGATCCCCTGAACAAGGTGTATCCCGGCCGCTTCGCCTATGGCGGCGGCCATGTCATCGAGGACTTGCTGCGCGGCAAGCCCGTGCGCCTGCGCGCCAGAAGCTACGTCACCGACTGCTACCCCAGGAAGGAGCTGGAAAAGGACGTCACCCTGGCGAGTCTGCCTTTTGCGCAGCTCTTGAATCCCCGCAACTGCTATCAGAATTATAACTGCGCCGTGAATATGAGTGGGCGCACCATCTATACATATATGGGCCCGCTCAAGCCCGGCTGCCGGAACGCCAACTACGCCACAGCGGGCCAGCTTTCGCCCCTGTTCAACGATCCCTACCTGCGCACCATCGGCCTGGGCACGCGAATCTTCATGGGCGGCGGCATCGGCTACGTCATCGGCGCGGGCACCCAGCACAATCCCAAGCCGCCCAGGAACGAGCGCGGTCTGCCGCTCACCGCCGCGGGCACCCTCATGCTCAAGGGCGACCTGAAGCAGATGAACCCGCGCTACGTGCGCGGCCTGTCCCTGGTGGGCTACGGCTGCTCCCTCAACATGGGCGTGGGTATTCCCATTCCCATCCTGGACGAGGACATGGCCTGGTTCACCGGGGTCTCCGACGCCGACATCCAGATGCCCATCAAGGACTACGGCTTCGACTACCCCAACGGCGTGAACCGCGTCATGGGCCACGCCACCTTTGAGGAACTCAAGAGCGGCAGCATCATCGTCAACGAGCGCACGGCCCAGACCGTTCCGGTCACCAGCTACTGCATGTCGCTGGAGATAGCCGAGGAATTGAAGAAATGGATCCAGGAGGGGAAGTTTTTCCTCTCCGAGCCGCAGGACAAGATACCGTCCATGTGATACACGGGGAGGCCGCAAGCCTCCCTTTTTTTGGGCGGCGCGCGCCACGGGTTGCGCAAGACAACCATTGCGCCGCCCGGAAACGCCCGCACACCCCCAGGGATGAGGAACATCGCCATGCCAGAACTGCTCCGCGCCGCGCGCCTGCTGCCCCAATGCCTGGAACTGCCGCCCGTGGTGGACGACGGCGCGGTGGTGGTGGAGGGCCAGGACATTCTTGCGGCGGGGCCTTTTGCGCAGCTTTCGCGCGAGCACGCCGGGCCCGTGCGCGACCTTGGCGACGTAACCCTCGCCCCGGCCACCTTCAACAGCCATGTGCACCTGGAGATGACGCACCTGCTGGGCAAGACCAGCTCCGGCCAGGGCTTCGTGCCCTGGGTGCAAAGCCTGCTGGCCCAGCCGCTGTACGATCTGGACGCGAGCGCCGTGCGCACGGAGCTTATGCGCATGGAGCAGAAGGGCGTGGCCTTCCTGGCGGACATCAGCACCCACAATGCCGCCCGCGTGGGCGACATCCTGTCCGCTTCCGGTTTTGGCTTCGTCTCGTTTGCGGAGGCCATAGGCGCGGCCGTGCCCGGCGATGCGGCGGCGCTTCTGCCCCGCGTGGGCGCGGTGGAGGACTGCGGCCGCGGCGCCATGTCCGTGGCCGGGCACGCCCTGTACAGCACAAGCGGCCCGCTGCTCCAGGCCGCCAAGGGCCTGTGCCGGGAACGCGGCCTGCCCTTCTCCCTGCACCTGGCCGAGCACGCCGACGAGGACCAGATCCTGCTCACGGGCGAGAACGCCTTTCTGGACCTGCTCAAGGCGCGCGGCGTGCTTTCCGGCTACGACGCCCCCGGCGCGCGGCCCGTGCCCCTGGCGCGGGAGCTTGGCCTCATGGATGCGGACACCCTGCTGGTGCACTGCGTCACTGTGGACGGGCAGGACATAGCGGACATCGCGCACAGCGGGGCAACCGTGTGCCTGTGCCCGCGCAGCAACGAACACATCGGCGTTGGACGCGCTCCGGCGCGCGCCCTGCTGGACGCCGGGGTCAACGTGTGCCTGGGCACAGACGGCCTCTGCTCCAACGCCGACCTGGATCCCTACGGCGAAATGGCCTGGCTCATGGAGCGCGATTCCGGTCTGGACCTGCCGGACGCAATGGCGCTCATAACCGTCAACCCCGCCCTGTTTTTCGGGCGGACCATCGCCCAGGCCGCGCGCCTGGGCAGCCTGGCCCCCGGTCGGCTGGCGCGCTTCTCCATAGTGCCCGCCGCCATTCTGGACATCTGGATCCACCGGTAACGACCCGCCCCAGGCCGTTTGCGGCAAGGGGTCACGCCCGGCTTCAGGCCGGGGGAGGAAGGAGCCCCATATGCAATGGAAACACAAGGACCTGCTGGACGTCTCCCAGCTCTCCGAAGGCGAGGTGCGCCACATCCTGGCCACGGCGGCCTATTTTCGGGAGATCAACAGCCGCCCGGTGAAGAAGGTGCCCACCCTCAAGGGCCGCAGCGTGGTGCTGTTCTTCGCCGAGCCCAGCACCCGCACCAAGACCAGTTTCGACATGGCGGGCAAGCGTCTTTCCGCCGACACCTTCGCCCTGGCCAAGAGCGGCTCCAGCCTGGTCAAGGGCGAAACCCTCAAGGACACGGCGCTCACCCTGCAGGCCATGAATCCGGACGGCATCGTCATTCGCCACAGCTCCAGCGGCGCAGCGCAGTTTTTGGCCGAACGCCTGGACTGCAGCGTCATCAACGCGGGCGACGGTCGCCACGCCCACCCCACCCAGGCCCTGCTGGACGCGTTGACCCTTTCCCGGCGCTGGAAGGGCGACTTCGCGGGCAAGACCGTGCTCATCCTGGGCGACATCGCCCACAGCCGCGTGGCGCGCTCCAACGTTCTGCTGCTGACCCTGCTTGGCGCGCGGGTGCGCCTGTGCGGTCCGCGCACCCTGCTCCCGCCCCGGCTCGACGCCTGGCCCGTGGAGGTGTTCAGCGACCTTTCCGCCGCCTGCAAGGGGGCCGACGCCATCATGTGCCTTAGGCTGCAGTTGGAGCGCCAGCAGGCGGGGCTTTTGCCCGGCCTGCGCGAATACGCCCGCACCTTCGGCCTGTCGGAGCGGCACATGGCCGCGGCCGCGCCCGGCTGCTGCGTGCTGCACCCCGGACCCATCAATCGCGGGGTGGAGATCGGCTCCGCCCTGGCGGACAGCGCCGAGAGCCTGATTCTGGAGCAGGTGGAGAACGGCGTGGCCGTGCGCATGGCCCTGCTCTTCCTGTACCTGACACGCAAGAGCCCGGACGCGGCCCAGGTGGCGGCGCAGTCCGGTATGCCCGAATAGGAGGCGCGCCATGTCCGAGAACATGAAGAAGATCGATCTGGCCGTGCGCGGCGCGCTGTGGCTGGGCCCGGTAAAGGCCCAGGGCAAGGCCGGCAAGCCCAGGAAGGGCGGCCAGCTGGTGGATGTGTTTGTGGCCAAGGGCAAAGTTGTGGCCCTGGTTCCGGCGGGCAGCCTGGATCTGCGCGCGGCCAAGGAGATTGACGCGCTGGGCCGCGTGCTGCTGCCAAGCCTCACCGATGCGCACGTGCACCTGCGCGAGCCCGGTCAGGAATACAAGGAGGACATAGCCTCCGGCCTTTGCGCCGCGGCCCATGGCGGCTTCGGCAACATCATGTGCATGGCCAACACCAGCCCGGTGAACGATTCGGCCAGCATCACCGAATTCATGCTGGAGCAGGCCCGGAAAAGCTGGCCCCATGGGCCGCGCCTCTTTCCCATCGGCGCGCTCACCAAGGGCCTCAAGGGCCAGGAACTCG harbors:
- a CDS encoding DnaA ATPase domain-containing protein, with product MKKALREHLSASCTEQELKRWFDPLDIRMSGGGDEVQVAFPHSYFAQWFAGKMQDRFEAELFRFQGHPCDIRYLAPAARRGQMAANASQPGDNGSGLAHNAMQPRKLAFPFDAQYSFESFLTNSKNFFPLETARQVARSDNAQFNPFVICGKSGSGKSHLLKAIANEVAKTHPLDSILVTTGEGLRSLLSPEQNQLSAREHLCRHRFLLVDDIHWLAGDERLQQELLVIFNIFQDARKQMVFTCQERIGVWEDMLPALRSRLEGGLVVGLKQPDMEVRVALIQDRVRAKKLPLSKEQVLTLAQRFQNFRALGGILIKLLAFRELVRRDISARDFEQILSNTEERDQPKITVDVVIDTVCQHYQVSKKDVLGEDRRQNIALARQVAMYLCRQMLGLSYPALGRSFGGKDHSTVIYSVKKIHEMQEDTREMKQLLKDLKLRCRQPA
- a CDS encoding homocysteine biosynthesis protein; translation: MAGKASTTKTIAEINERIKKGKAVVLTAEEMVETVRRLGKTKAAKEVDVVTTGTFSPMCSSGLLFNFGQEPPLMRASQVWLNNVPCHGGLAAVDAYLGATETSADDPLNKVYPGRFAYGGGHVIEDLLRGKPVRLRARSYVTDCYPRKELEKDVTLASLPFAQLLNPRNCYQNYNCAVNMSGRTIYTYMGPLKPGCRNANYATAGQLSPLFNDPYLRTIGLGTRIFMGGGIGYVIGAGTQHNPKPPRNERGLPLTAAGTLMLKGDLKQMNPRYVRGLSLVGYGCSLNMGVGIPIPILDEDMAWFTGVSDADIQMPIKDYGFDYPNGVNRVMGHATFEELKSGSIIVNERTAQTVPVTSYCMSLEIAEELKKWIQEGKFFLSEPQDKIPSM
- a CDS encoding amidohydrolase family protein is translated as MPELLRAARLLPQCLELPPVVDDGAVVVEGQDILAAGPFAQLSREHAGPVRDLGDVTLAPATFNSHVHLEMTHLLGKTSSGQGFVPWVQSLLAQPLYDLDASAVRTELMRMEQKGVAFLADISTHNAARVGDILSASGFGFVSFAEAIGAAVPGDAAALLPRVGAVEDCGRGAMSVAGHALYSTSGPLLQAAKGLCRERGLPFSLHLAEHADEDQILLTGENAFLDLLKARGVLSGYDAPGARPVPLARELGLMDADTLLVHCVTVDGQDIADIAHSGATVCLCPRSNEHIGVGRAPARALLDAGVNVCLGTDGLCSNADLDPYGEMAWLMERDSGLDLPDAMALITVNPALFFGRTIAQAARLGSLAPGRLARFSIVPAAILDIWIHR
- a CDS encoding aspartate carbamoyltransferase catalytic subunit; amino-acid sequence: MQWKHKDLLDVSQLSEGEVRHILATAAYFREINSRPVKKVPTLKGRSVVLFFAEPSTRTKTSFDMAGKRLSADTFALAKSGSSLVKGETLKDTALTLQAMNPDGIVIRHSSSGAAQFLAERLDCSVINAGDGRHAHPTQALLDALTLSRRWKGDFAGKTVLILGDIAHSRVARSNVLLLTLLGARVRLCGPRTLLPPRLDAWPVEVFSDLSAACKGADAIMCLRLQLERQQAGLLPGLREYARTFGLSERHMAAAAPGCCVLHPGPINRGVEIGSALADSAESLILEQVENGVAVRMALLFLYLTRKSPDAAQVAAQSGMPE